One stretch of Mangifera indica cultivar Alphonso chromosome 9, CATAS_Mindica_2.1, whole genome shotgun sequence DNA includes these proteins:
- the LOC123225646 gene encoding silicon efflux transporter LSI2-like, which yields MLITVEGFDRTGFPSLLWDSVEKYTNIDTTSGVAVVSLVILVLSNVPTVLLLGHRMAAAAAMVSPGSEKKAWLILAWVSTVAGNLSLLGSAANLIVCEQARRAALPPLGYTLTFGNHLKFGLPSTLIVTAVGLNIIK from the exons ATGCTCATCACTGTGGAGGGCTTTGACAGAACAGGATTTCCAAGCCTTTTATGGGATTCTGTGgaaaaatacacaaatattGACACTACCTCTGGAGTTGCAGTTGTCTCCCTTGTCATCCTTGTTCTTTCAAATGTGCCAACTG TTCTGTTGCTGGGACACCGGATGGCCGCTGCTGCAGCCATGGTTTCTCCGGGCAGTGAGAAGAAGGCATGGCTGATTTTGGCGTGGGTGAGCACCGTGGCCGGAAACCTATCACTGCTGGGATCAGCTGCCAACTTGATAGTCTGTGAGCAGGCTCGCCGTGCAGCTCTTCCTCCTCTTGGCTACACTTTGACCTTTGGGAACCATCTCAAATTTGGACTTCCCTCCACGCTCATCGTCACTGCCGTTGGCTTGAACATCATCAAATAA